In Leptospira langatensis, a single window of DNA contains:
- a CDS encoding universal stress protein: MKVLISFANPKMGAKLFGLARALFSKSAKNLFIVALHVVSVESESEGFPLLAEDEIFQAVREEAAGSEFHFETVGFPSDWIVPGIVETAKSKEVDLLLLGASRSLFSDDLLGGKVGDVLRELSDLDIAVLADNGLNSPIEPIIYSPGLESAPLFPFSSGLSMFIEKPIPVLAGSGQGEYSLESPDKFKPWLPFSLAAPDPAKNLNLAIVEYGTYKSFHSVLLDRKHLSFLILRKGR; the protein is encoded by the coding sequence ATGAAAGTTTTGATATCGTTCGCCAATCCCAAAATGGGCGCCAAACTTTTCGGTTTGGCTCGCGCCTTGTTTTCCAAGAGCGCAAAGAACCTTTTCATTGTGGCCCTTCATGTGGTTTCGGTTGAATCCGAATCCGAAGGATTTCCCTTATTAGCAGAAGATGAGATCTTCCAAGCAGTGAGAGAAGAAGCTGCCGGATCCGAATTCCATTTTGAGACAGTCGGCTTTCCTTCCGATTGGATCGTACCGGGGATCGTTGAAACTGCTAAAAGCAAAGAAGTCGACTTACTTCTGTTAGGTGCTTCTCGCTCTCTCTTCTCCGACGATCTATTAGGGGGAAAGGTAGGTGACGTGCTGAGAGAATTATCCGATCTGGACATCGCAGTACTAGCGGATAACGGATTGAATTCCCCGATCGAACCGATCATCTATTCTCCCGGCTTGGAATCCGCTCCTCTCTTTCCTTTCTCTAGCGGGCTTTCCATGTTCATAGAAAAGCCGATCCCGGTCCTGGCCGGTTCGGGACAAGGAGAATACAGTTTAGAATCGCCGGACAAATTCAAGCCCTGGCTCCCCTTCTCCTTAGCCGCACCGGATCCTGCGAAAAATCTGAATCTTGCCATAGTAGAGTACGGAACCTACAAATCCTTTCATTCCGTTCTCCTGGACAGAAAACATCTTTCTTTTCTGATCTTGCGTAAGGGAAGATAA
- a CDS encoding (R)-mandelonitrile lyase — translation MKILTSRETILQCFIIILSLSYLSLACASTQPAASDSEKGSSQMKISSSDQRPAASGPSDYFTGAVKINPLFQTNETFRSAGAYVTFSPGAHSAWHTHPLGQMLIVTEGSGLVQEWGGKIQVIKKGDVVWTPAGVKHWHGASPKTSMTHIAIQESLEGKVVNWLEKVSTEEYNAFSKTNK, via the coding sequence ATGAAAATCCTTACATCTAGAGAAACGATACTGCAATGTTTCATAATAATCCTCTCACTCTCCTATCTTTCTTTGGCCTGTGCTTCGACTCAGCCAGCGGCTTCCGATTCCGAAAAGGGATCTTCTCAAATGAAGATCTCTTCCAGCGATCAAAGGCCCGCTGCTTCCGGTCCAAGTGATTACTTTACAGGTGCTGTTAAGATAAATCCGCTTTTCCAAACAAATGAAACTTTCAGAAGCGCAGGAGCCTATGTTACCTTCTCTCCGGGAGCACATAGTGCATGGCATACTCATCCTCTTGGTCAAATGTTGATCGTAACGGAAGGTTCCGGCTTAGTACAGGAATGGGGAGGTAAGATCCAAGTGATCAAAAAAGGTGACGTAGTCTGGACTCCGGCAGGAGTTAAGCATTGGCACGGAGCTTCACCTAAAACTTCCATGACCCATATTGCGATCCAAGAAAGTTTAGAAGGTAAGGTTGTGAATTGGTTGGAAAAAGTAAGTACCGAAGAATACAATGCTTTCTCTAAAACCAATAAATGA
- a CDS encoding cyclic nucleotide-binding domain-containing protein — MSINILEFINNVSVRTFLAGETIFREKDPSNGMMYFVFTGALEIRKSYDGEERVIRKLEPGAFFGEIALINNVPRAATVKVITEKSKIGILDQDMFYRIGQTNPKFFSLLLNTTIQRLVSVEDEIARISSGQVINPLRKMD, encoded by the coding sequence ATGAGCATCAATATATTAGAATTCATTAATAATGTTTCTGTCCGTACATTTTTAGCAGGAGAGACGATCTTTCGGGAAAAAGATCCTTCGAACGGAATGATGTATTTCGTTTTTACAGGAGCCTTGGAGATCCGAAAGTCTTACGACGGAGAAGAAAGGGTTATCCGTAAACTGGAGCCTGGAGCATTTTTCGGAGAGATCGCACTCATCAATAATGTTCCTAGAGCGGCTACCGTTAAGGTCATCACGGAGAAATCCAAGATAGGTATCTTGGACCAAGATATGTTCTACAGGATAGGACAGACCAATCCTAAATTCTTTTCCCTTCTTCTAAACACTACCATCCAAAGATTGGTTTCCGTAGAAGATGAGATTGCAAGGATCAGCTCCGGCCAAGTCATCAATCCTTTGAGAAAAATGGACTGA
- a CDS encoding fatty acid desaturase CarF family protein yields MNFLRVLFPSPFKIHRLIEVLSVFLFLILSALSIWKFSVLAKSSFLDSYASLSFRLLGLLFLAYITADFVSGFVHFLGDSFGDENTPYVGPAFIFPFRDHHVDPKGITRHDFVETNGNNCLVSLPILLYCFYAPLESGIFPWARTFWILVLIGIFFTNQIHKWAHQEKPSKLVHYLQKKRWILSPDHHQIHHTTPYDTYFCITTGWCNPFLHKIRFFPFVKGTIRSIINVFSFSNKNKHRS; encoded by the coding sequence ATGAACTTCCTAAGAGTCTTGTTCCCTTCTCCTTTTAAAATCCATAGATTGATCGAAGTTCTGAGCGTTTTTTTATTTTTGATCTTATCAGCACTCTCCATCTGGAAGTTTAGTGTACTGGCAAAATCCTCCTTTTTAGATTCTTATGCTTCTCTCTCTTTTCGATTATTAGGTCTCTTATTCTTGGCTTATATAACCGCAGACTTTGTTTCCGGCTTCGTTCATTTCTTGGGAGATAGTTTCGGAGATGAAAATACTCCGTACGTGGGTCCTGCATTTATCTTTCCATTCAGGGATCATCATGTGGATCCGAAAGGGATCACTCGGCACGATTTTGTGGAGACCAATGGGAACAATTGCCTGGTCTCTCTCCCCATTCTTCTCTATTGCTTTTATGCACCGTTAGAAAGCGGTATATTTCCTTGGGCCAGGACTTTTTGGATCCTAGTATTGATCGGTATTTTCTTTACGAATCAGATCCATAAATGGGCTCATCAGGAAAAGCCTTCCAAGCTAGTCCATTACTTGCAGAAAAAAAGATGGATCCTTTCGCCGGACCATCACCAGATCCATCATACTACTCCGTATGACACTTATTTCTGCATTACCACGGGTTGGTGTAATCCTTTTCTGCACAAGATCCGCTTCTTTCCCTTCGTGAAAGGAACGATCCGATCGATTATAAACGTTTTCAGCTTCTCGAATAAAAACAAACATCGTTCTTAA
- a CDS encoding VOC family protein — protein sequence MARVTGIGGIFFKAKDPVALREWYKRHLGVPVNDWGGAVFEWADEAGNAFKGSTAWSIFGPDSEKLGNSSYQINYRVDNLTELLDSLRKDGFKVPDKGEDSEYGKFGWVIDPEGNKVELWEPPAGE from the coding sequence ATGGCAAGAGTAACTGGGATCGGTGGAATATTCTTTAAAGCAAAGGATCCAGTCGCGTTACGGGAATGGTACAAACGACATTTAGGTGTTCCTGTAAACGATTGGGGTGGAGCGGTCTTCGAATGGGCGGACGAAGCGGGCAATGCGTTCAAGGGCAGCACTGCTTGGTCCATATTCGGACCTGATAGTGAGAAACTAGGCAACTCTTCCTACCAAATCAATTACCGAGTGGATAATCTCACAGAACTCTTGGACTCACTTCGAAAAGATGGATTCAAAGTACCGGACAAGGGCGAAGACTCGGAATATGGCAAGTTCGGTTGGGTGATCGATCCGGAAGGAAATAAAGTAGAGTTGTGGGAACCACCTGCTGGGGAATAA
- a CDS encoding alpha/beta hydrolase: MLRFISALLACVPLIVSCSASIALNGELVHPKTSDNWDLTLEHFPPAAGSSAKKYPVILCHGFIANRIYLKINEKSSIVANLQKEGYDVWLLDLRGKQAAGSPSLFFGDKTFDYSIDEYIKQDADAAIQYVQKATGKDKVNWIGHSMGGMLQYARLGSLGENRVANFVAIGSPVIMDPPSDALKLWSAFTWATHLWPAVPTETWSGIRGGTGIPFFPKKSFEEVFWYEPNIDPKIVSGVYTTSIATVTKREVRQMEKIIETGSFRSEDGKMNYAEGLSNIKIPVLLVAGRRDKLGFTYSLRYVYDQLGSTDKTLFILSKGKGHSEDYGHTDLVVGKKADDEVFPTILQWLNKRN; the protein is encoded by the coding sequence ATGCTTCGTTTCATTTCGGCGCTTCTCGCCTGTGTCCCGCTAATCGTTTCCTGCTCTGCAAGCATAGCTCTCAACGGAGAACTAGTGCATCCCAAGACGTCTGATAATTGGGATCTGACTCTGGAACATTTTCCTCCCGCGGCAGGTTCTTCCGCAAAAAAATATCCTGTCATTCTCTGCCATGGTTTTATCGCGAATCGGATCTACTTAAAGATAAATGAAAAGTCTTCTATCGTTGCGAACCTCCAAAAAGAAGGGTACGATGTATGGCTTTTGGATCTGAGAGGAAAACAAGCGGCAGGTTCTCCTTCCTTATTCTTCGGAGATAAGACATTCGATTATTCCATAGATGAGTACATCAAACAGGATGCGGATGCCGCCATCCAGTATGTACAAAAAGCCACCGGAAAGGATAAGGTAAATTGGATCGGACATAGCATGGGGGGAATGTTGCAATACGCTCGCCTAGGGAGCCTTGGCGAAAACCGAGTTGCGAACTTTGTAGCGATTGGATCTCCCGTGATCATGGATCCACCTTCCGATGCATTGAAACTCTGGTCTGCATTCACCTGGGCCACTCATCTTTGGCCTGCAGTTCCAACGGAAACTTGGTCCGGCATCCGGGGAGGGACTGGCATCCCCTTCTTCCCTAAGAAAAGTTTCGAAGAAGTCTTTTGGTATGAACCGAATATCGATCCTAAGATCGTAAGCGGAGTATACACTACTTCCATCGCGACAGTCACTAAAAGAGAAGTCCGACAAATGGAGAAGATCATAGAAACAGGTTCCTTCCGATCCGAAGACGGCAAAATGAACTATGCAGAAGGTCTTTCCAATATTAAGATCCCTGTTCTTTTGGTCGCAGGTAGAAGGGACAAACTAGGTTTTACTTATTCTCTTCGCTACGTGTACGATCAGTTGGGAAGCACCGACAAGACCTTATTCATTCTGTCCAAAGGAAAAGGCCATTCGGAGGATTACGGTCACACAGATCTAGTCGTCGGTAAAAAGGCGGACGATGAAGTATTCCCCACCATTCTACAATGGTTGAACAAGAGAAATTAA
- a CDS encoding AraC family transcriptional regulator, whose amino-acid sequence MVELLMQLLPEERVQASGLKGVRIFRRDSSAPRVQKSYEPGIVILAQGQKRVFLGEEVYTYDPTNYLVVSVPLPIECETTASAKEPVLGIYITVDPASVGEILLDMEDPQYHEESLPKGIYSAPVTNTLVDAAIRLLEALASQRDGKILGPMIVREIIYRVLCSEEGGALQALAYRNRRFFQIARALDRIHESFHEDLDIKTLASDAGMSVSTFHANFKAVTNASPLQYIKNVRLHKARILMTLDGFNAHNAALRVGYESPSQFSREYKRFFGVTPGKDAVNLRGEEGSMLVTEDRSVVSV is encoded by the coding sequence ATGGTAGAGTTACTCATGCAACTCTTACCGGAAGAAAGAGTCCAGGCCTCCGGTTTGAAAGGAGTGCGGATCTTCAGAAGGGATAGCTCCGCGCCTAGAGTGCAGAAGTCTTACGAACCAGGGATCGTGATCCTCGCCCAAGGACAGAAAAGGGTCTTTCTGGGTGAAGAAGTATATACCTACGATCCTACGAACTACTTGGTTGTTTCCGTGCCGCTACCGATCGAATGCGAAACAACGGCGAGTGCGAAGGAACCAGTATTAGGAATTTATATTACAGTAGATCCCGCTTCTGTAGGAGAGATATTGCTCGATATGGAAGATCCTCAGTATCATGAGGAGTCCTTACCTAAAGGGATCTATTCGGCTCCGGTTACGAACACGCTTGTAGACGCGGCTATACGACTCTTAGAAGCATTAGCCTCGCAAAGAGACGGAAAGATCTTAGGACCCATGATCGTACGAGAGATCATTTATAGAGTATTATGCAGCGAAGAAGGAGGGGCGCTCCAGGCCTTGGCCTATCGGAATCGACGCTTCTTCCAGATCGCGAGGGCGTTGGACCGGATCCATGAGTCCTTTCATGAAGACTTGGATATCAAGACATTGGCATCGGATGCAGGGATGAGCGTATCCACATTCCATGCAAATTTCAAGGCGGTCACAAACGCGTCGCCTTTGCAATATATCAAGAACGTGCGCTTGCACAAAGCACGAATCCTAATGACATTGGACGGATTCAATGCGCATAACGCAGCTCTCCGGGTCGGATACGAAAGTCCTTCTCAGTTTAGTAGAGAGTATAAACGCTTCTTCGGAGTCACACCCGGAAAAGACGCAGTCAATTTACGCGGAGAAGAAGGAAGCATGCTCGTTACCGAAGACAGATCGGTCGTGAGTGTATAA
- a CDS encoding Crp/Fnr family transcriptional regulator, producing MKIPPSLSVLHKMATILDFVHSVFTKVYSKDSFIFKEGDESDGNMYFLFQGNLKVFKDRPEGSDKAIKELFPGEFFGELALISGRTRAMSVQVLSPNAKVGVLNKSVFEKLEKTSPQFLLLLLKNTFEKLNRAEAKLESLYAEIHKKEEEAGPVPTITPASPSEGAII from the coding sequence GTGAAGATTCCGCCAAGCCTTTCCGTCTTACATAAAATGGCCACTATCCTGGACTTCGTTCATAGCGTTTTCACCAAAGTCTATTCCAAAGACTCCTTTATTTTTAAAGAAGGGGACGAATCCGACGGGAACATGTATTTTCTATTCCAAGGGAATTTGAAGGTCTTCAAAGATCGTCCCGAAGGTTCCGACAAGGCCATCAAAGAACTGTTCCCTGGAGAATTTTTCGGGGAACTGGCGCTCATCTCCGGACGCACTCGCGCCATGTCTGTGCAAGTCCTTTCTCCGAACGCAAAAGTGGGAGTCTTGAACAAATCCGTTTTCGAGAAACTCGAAAAGACCAGTCCTCAATTCCTTCTTCTTCTTTTAAAGAATACTTTCGAAAAACTGAATCGAGCCGAAGCAAAACTAGAATCCCTATACGCCGAGATCCATAAAAAAGAAGAAGAAGCCGGCCCCGTTCCTACGATAACGCCGGCAAGTCCTTCGGAAGGAGCAATCATATGA
- a CDS encoding alpha/beta hydrolase, which translates to MKLQKQIGFILALLSLALSCTRYAVITEEKFRKQTANITPNVYLTTFSDVNSEYPPVLLLDPVLVNKKSLYLGDYHGLIGVLSGNGFSVWLLHFETYPGLDLKDIGEKLIPQAVSQIQKISGKKEYILGGVSLGGQAVLQYIRSKKDPSISKAFFLGTGMDYKYNDSFLDDMKKEKRLGTDVSNACKNKDSFCSRFISLDEDNPTTLYLYQTLWNFLPNLEENPKTWTDFEAMDFPTLFIAGKIDNIATAESIHPVYRRKRGATQFYEAGRDNGGSIDYDHLSLFAHEDAPSEIYQKIADWLSKKKGD; encoded by the coding sequence ATGAAATTACAGAAACAAATCGGTTTTATCTTAGCCCTTCTTTCCCTCGCTTTATCCTGCACAAGATATGCGGTGATTACCGAGGAAAAATTCAGAAAACAGACCGCCAATATTACGCCTAACGTATATCTCACCACATTCTCGGATGTGAACTCGGAATATCCTCCAGTGCTTTTGCTAGATCCAGTACTCGTAAACAAAAAGTCCCTCTATCTGGGTGACTATCATGGATTGATCGGGGTATTAAGCGGGAACGGTTTCTCCGTATGGTTGCTTCACTTTGAGACCTATCCGGGCTTGGATCTAAAGGATATCGGAGAAAAGCTGATCCCTCAGGCGGTCTCTCAGATCCAAAAAATAAGCGGCAAGAAAGAATACATCCTAGGTGGAGTTTCTTTAGGAGGACAGGCAGTCCTTCAGTACATTCGATCTAAAAAAGATCCTTCTATTTCCAAGGCTTTCTTCTTAGGAACAGGAATGGATTATAAGTACAACGACAGTTTCTTGGACGATATGAAAAAGGAGAAGAGACTGGGCACAGATGTATCTAACGCCTGCAAGAACAAGGACAGTTTCTGTTCTCGTTTCATTTCCTTGGACGAGGACAATCCTACCACTCTGTATCTCTACCAAACACTTTGGAACTTCCTGCCCAACTTGGAGGAAAATCCGAAAACTTGGACCGATTTCGAAGCAATGGATTTTCCCACACTCTTTATTGCGGGCAAGATAGATAACATAGCAACTGCAGAATCCATTCATCCTGTGTATCGTAGAAAAAGAGGAGCCACTCAATTCTACGAAGCGGGCAGAGACAACGGAGGAAGCATAGACTACGACCACCTCTCCTTGTTCGCCCACGAAGACGCACCTTCTGAAATATATCAGAAAATCGCAGACTGGCTTTCCAAGAAGAAGGGAGACTGA
- a CDS encoding pyrimidine/purine nucleoside phosphorylase, giving the protein MQQFENVTIIKKANVYFEGKVTSRTVIFANGEKKTLGILMPGEYEFGTAEKEIMEILDGDLLVQLPGDPNWKEIKGGQSFEVPANSKFKLNVRSLSDYCCSYLKN; this is encoded by the coding sequence ATGCAACAGTTCGAAAACGTCACTATTATCAAAAAAGCGAATGTTTACTTCGAAGGAAAAGTCACTAGCAGAACAGTGATCTTTGCTAACGGGGAGAAAAAGACCCTGGGCATACTCATGCCGGGAGAGTATGAATTTGGGACCGCAGAAAAAGAGATCATGGAGATCTTGGATGGCGATCTACTCGTTCAACTTCCAGGCGATCCGAATTGGAAAGAGATCAAAGGCGGGCAGTCCTTCGAGGTCCCTGCAAATTCCAAATTCAAACTCAATGTGAGATCCTTAAGCGATTACTGCTGTTCTTACTTAAAGAATTAA
- the msrA gene encoding peptide-methionine (S)-S-oxide reductase MsrA codes for MSDRNDLEYATLGGGCFWCVEAIYQLVEGVESIVSGYAGGSDPSPNYRSVCEGRTGHAEVIRIGFDPKVISFKNILDIFWEAHDPTTRNRQGNDEGPQYRSIILYESATQKEIAEKSREEYGPKFSSPIVTEIVPLEKFFPGEGYHQNYFRTNPAQPYCHYVIRPKIEKFLKKHSVG; via the coding sequence ATGTCGGATCGAAACGATTTAGAATACGCAACTCTTGGTGGAGGATGTTTCTGGTGTGTCGAAGCCATCTACCAACTCGTGGAAGGTGTGGAGTCCATCGTTTCCGGTTATGCGGGAGGTTCGGATCCTTCTCCCAATTATCGTTCTGTTTGTGAAGGCCGGACAGGCCATGCAGAAGTGATCCGTATCGGCTTCGACCCGAAGGTGATCTCTTTCAAGAATATCCTGGATATTTTTTGGGAAGCTCATGATCCCACGACCCGAAATCGCCAAGGCAATGACGAGGGTCCTCAATACAGAAGTATTATCTTATACGAATCTGCGACTCAGAAAGAGATCGCGGAAAAGTCTAGAGAAGAATACGGTCCTAAGTTTTCTTCTCCCATCGTGACGGAGATCGTTCCTCTGGAGAAATTCTTTCCGGGAGAAGGGTACCATCAGAATTATTTTAGGACCAACCCGGCACAACCATACTGTCATTATGTGATCCGTCCTAAGATCGAGAAGTTCTTAAAGAAACACTCAGTTGGGTAA
- a CDS encoding uracil-DNA glycosylase, translating into MSESSKSEELASIQKEVEPCVRCKLSSTRTQTVFGEGNPNAEVMFIGEGPGKQEDLTGRPFVGKAGELLTRIIEKGMGVPREHVYIANVTKCRPTVDLKFEKDRPPEDDEVIACSPFLLRQISVIQPKVIITLGNPSTRFILRTKEGITKLRGQWGDFHGIPVMPTYHPSYVIRNGGENSPLKRDVWEDIKKVLDKLGWKRPG; encoded by the coding sequence ATGAGTGAGTCTTCGAAATCAGAAGAGCTAGCTTCTATCCAAAAAGAAGTGGAGCCTTGCGTTCGCTGCAAGTTGAGTAGTACTCGGACCCAAACCGTTTTCGGAGAAGGAAATCCGAATGCGGAAGTCATGTTTATAGGAGAAGGTCCCGGCAAACAAGAGGACCTGACCGGTCGCCCTTTTGTAGGGAAGGCCGGTGAACTACTGACTCGTATCATCGAGAAAGGCATGGGAGTTCCGAGAGAACACGTATACATCGCAAACGTCACTAAGTGCCGTCCCACGGTGGATTTGAAATTCGAGAAGGACCGTCCTCCCGAAGACGACGAAGTGATCGCTTGCTCTCCTTTCTTACTCCGTCAGATCTCCGTTATACAACCTAAGGTGATTATTACTCTGGGAAATCCTTCTACTCGGTTCATTCTTCGGACGAAAGAAGGGATCACTAAACTGAGAGGCCAGTGGGGGGATTTTCATGGGATCCCTGTGATGCCAACCTATCACCCGAGCTATGTGATCCGCAATGGCGGAGAGAACAGTCCCCTCAAGCGAGACGTTTGGGAAGATATCAAAAAAGTCTTGGATAAGTTAGGCTGGAAGAGACCGGGCTGA
- a CDS encoding PAS domain-containing sensor histidine kinase: MLFSYLKKILAPPVHTDAEKAVSIRLLYGLMYVTLIVAVLFRIIHPLVSQPKDVYYSFYLIPAAVIVCHILAKKGRIKLGAHLFILLEWLALLLVMRKEGGVHATAFSLFMVIILLASMLLGNFVALMYALASFFAGAFSIFLMEKGKIPAPTLPEHWAALVGNSIGFFVTFVLMRFGLGGLNRVRQELSQAHLTAKLGGWILNVDTLVLTLSKEYRILLGEKDAKESITLSFETFLQKYVEAEEDRKRISLVLQEALNYRKDPNYSADFIFQAKGDDGKQRYILVHGKYKDHSLAYGTGQDITEKYLAEEEIKASQELFSKVFKLSPYASSISNFEDGRYIDINDGFTRLMGYTREEAIGKTSIELGIWADPKDRDHFKEQIAKEGFLYNEETLFRAKDGRIFTVEFSTRFAMIDGEARMINMVKDISERKEAEQLRILNNEISAQNELIAKNKRELEEALEYQKKTQNQLVLSEKMAALGQLVAGIAHEINNPIGVIRAANESVKSHFMSPIEKMKAAAFVLGNLNVETAKDFEDLLTQGRRYQEILPPKEVRAKTKILEAKLKELGIEESRNLAEGLVEAGLENALEDYPKLFQGEKTREILQYALDEIIANRSSKLIEMSVDRTSKIVYALKNFSHFRTGGPKSEVNLKESIDTVLTIYQNQLKSGIEIVKEYEHTPAIQAYSDDLLHVWTNLIYNAAQAMNFKGILKIKICKPKMESIQIRISDTGPGIPESIQERIFEPFFTTKAPGEGSGLGLDIVKRIVENHDGSIHFETSPDGTTFFVNLPN, translated from the coding sequence ATGTTATTTTCCTATCTAAAAAAGATACTGGCCCCGCCGGTCCATACCGATGCGGAGAAGGCTGTATCCATTCGGCTTCTTTATGGTTTAATGTATGTCACTTTGATCGTGGCCGTTCTATTCAGGATCATTCATCCTCTAGTTTCACAACCAAAGGATGTTTACTATTCTTTCTATCTGATCCCTGCTGCAGTGATCGTTTGTCATATACTTGCAAAGAAAGGTAGGATCAAACTAGGAGCCCATCTATTCATTCTTTTGGAATGGTTAGCACTTCTTTTAGTCATGAGGAAAGAAGGAGGAGTGCATGCGACAGCGTTCTCTCTCTTCATGGTGATCATACTTCTCGCGTCCATGCTCTTGGGAAATTTCGTGGCATTGATGTATGCGCTCGCTTCCTTTTTTGCGGGAGCGTTCAGTATTTTCCTGATGGAAAAGGGAAAGATCCCGGCGCCTACACTTCCTGAGCACTGGGCCGCGTTAGTCGGTAATTCGATCGGTTTCTTTGTGACTTTCGTTCTGATGCGTTTCGGATTAGGAGGTCTCAATCGAGTCCGACAGGAACTTTCACAGGCCCATCTGACTGCAAAGTTGGGAGGCTGGATCCTAAATGTGGATACCTTGGTCTTGACCCTTAGCAAGGAATATCGGATCCTACTAGGAGAAAAAGATGCGAAGGAATCCATCACATTGAGTTTCGAGACCTTCTTACAAAAATATGTGGAGGCCGAAGAGGATCGTAAAAGGATCTCACTCGTCCTACAAGAAGCATTGAATTATAGGAAGGATCCGAATTACTCTGCGGATTTTATTTTTCAAGCCAAGGGAGATGACGGAAAACAGAGATACATTCTCGTACATGGAAAATACAAGGATCACTCTTTGGCTTACGGCACTGGCCAAGATATTACTGAAAAATATCTAGCGGAAGAAGAGATCAAGGCGAGCCAGGAATTATTCTCCAAAGTATTTAAACTGAGTCCTTATGCGAGTTCCATTTCCAATTTCGAGGACGGAAGATATATAGATATCAACGACGGATTCACTCGTTTGATGGGCTACACTAGAGAAGAAGCGATCGGAAAGACGAGTATAGAGCTTGGTATCTGGGCCGATCCGAAAGATAGGGATCACTTCAAGGAGCAGATCGCTAAGGAAGGATTTCTATACAACGAAGAGACTCTGTTCCGAGCAAAAGACGGACGCATCTTCACTGTCGAATTCTCCACAAGGTTTGCGATGATAGACGGAGAGGCCAGAATGATCAATATGGTCAAGGACATCTCCGAAAGGAAAGAAGCGGAACAGTTGAGGATCTTGAACAACGAGATCTCAGCACAAAACGAACTCATCGCAAAGAACAAGAGAGAATTAGAAGAGGCACTCGAATACCAAAAAAAGACCCAAAATCAGTTGGTACTTTCCGAAAAAATGGCGGCACTGGGACAACTCGTAGCCGGGATTGCACATGAGATCAATAATCCTATCGGAGTCATACGTGCCGCAAACGAATCCGTAAAGAGCCATTTTATGAGCCCGATAGAAAAAATGAAGGCAGCCGCTTTTGTATTAGGGAATTTGAATGTGGAGACTGCCAAGGATTTCGAAGACCTTCTCACCCAGGGGAGAAGGTACCAAGAGATCCTTCCTCCTAAAGAAGTAAGAGCCAAGACAAAGATCTTAGAGGCAAAGTTGAAAGAACTTGGTATCGAAGAATCCAGAAATCTTGCCGAAGGACTGGTGGAGGCCGGCCTGGAAAATGCGTTGGAGGATTATCCTAAATTATTTCAGGGAGAAAAGACAAGAGAGATCCTGCAGTACGCGTTAGACGAAATTATTGCGAATAGGAGTTCTAAGCTCATAGAAATGTCCGTGGATCGGACCTCTAAGATCGTATATGCTCTCAAGAACTTTTCTCATTTCAGGACGGGCGGGCCTAAGTCCGAAGTAAATCTGAAAGAAAGCATTGATACAGTGCTCACGATCTATCAGAACCAATTGAAGTCCGGAATAGAGATCGTAAAAGAATACGAACATACGCCTGCGATCCAAGCTTATTCGGACGATCTATTGCATGTATGGACCAACCTGATCTACAATGCGGCGCAGGCGATGAACTTTAAAGGAATCCTAAAGATCAAGATCTGCAAACCAAAGATGGAATCCATACAGATACGGATCTCAGACACAGGACCTGGAATTCCTGAATCCATACAGGAACGGATCTTTGAGCCTTTCTTTACGACCAAGGCTCCCGGAGAAGGATCCGGACTCGGACTCGATATAGTGAAACGCATCGTGGAAAATCACGACGGTTCCATACACTTCGAGACATCTCCGGATGGGACTACTTTCTTTGTGAACTTACCCAACTGA
- a CDS encoding DUF1564 family protein, producing the protein MKLKLIENPKRTKSRSLKARSASNAMPVCTLLLPKNFHRKIRMEWKEDRAEASCLKDLLFLYSKEMEEKEKMNPHLNLLLYQRKRKETKVQWTRLNFRPDPGDWARLGLLARRHGVSRCYLFTFLLERYFAGNNRPDTSEKKKAA; encoded by the coding sequence ATGAAATTGAAATTGATCGAAAACCCGAAGAGGACCAAGTCCAGGTCCTTAAAGGCACGTTCTGCGAGCAACGCGATGCCTGTTTGTACGCTCCTACTTCCTAAGAATTTCCATCGGAAGATAAGAATGGAATGGAAAGAAGATAGAGCGGAAGCCAGTTGTTTAAAGGATCTTCTTTTTTTATATTCTAAGGAAATGGAGGAAAAAGAGAAAATGAATCCTCACTTAAACCTTCTACTCTACCAAAGAAAAAGAAAAGAAACAAAGGTACAATGGACGCGATTGAATTTTAGGCCGGATCCAGGGGATTGGGCTCGTTTGGGATTACTTGCAAGAAGGCACGGAGTATCTCGCTGTTACTTATTCACATTTCTGTTAGAAAGATATTTTGCAGGGAATAACAGGCCAGACACATCCGAAAAGAAAAAGGCCGCTTAA